In Humulus lupulus chromosome 6, drHumLupu1.1, whole genome shotgun sequence, a single genomic region encodes these proteins:
- the LOC133784692 gene encoding uncharacterized protein LOC133784692, with protein sequence MSPEQAQFMANRSFPNSYRSNIMPNYYHPGLRNHENFSYANNKNVLQPPPGFNSQLQQEKKQSLEDILGTFIIESNKRFRKNEARLDNIETHMSSMGASMKKIETQVGQLANAVNYNQKGSFPSDTVVNPKESCQAVSLRSGKVLDEGNVQASSNEKVEPVVREVDKEEQAKKQSGSNKNDMKKDSLPVYQPPIPYPQRFQKKKLDEQFAKFLEIFKQIHINIPFADALEQMPNYKKLPQKVKDPGSFTIPCTIGGSSFDKALCDLGASINLMPLSVFKKLGVGEVKPTTITLQLAYWSLTYPRGVIEDVLVKVDKFIFPVDFVVLDMEEDHEIPIILDCPFLATGRALIDVQGGHLKLRVNNEEVKFNIYQALQQHDNTSTCHRVDSIERNCFWGERMWSKR encoded by the exons ATGAGTCCAGAACAAGCCCAGTTTATGGCAAATCGCTCCTTCCCCAATAGCTATAGAAGCAACATCATGCCTAATTATTATCATCCAGGATTGCGCAACCATGAAAATTTCTCTTATGCCAATAATAAAAATGTGTTGCAACCACCTCCGGGATTCAATTCTCAACTGCAACAAGAGAAAAAGCAGTCGTTGGAAGACATTTTGGGCACTTTTATTATAGAGTCTAACAAGAGGTTCAGAAAAAATGAAGCAAGACTCGACAATATAGAGACCCATATGAGTAGCATGGGAGCttcaatgaagaaaattgagacTCAAGTGGGCCAATTAGCTAATGCGGTGAATTATAATCAGAAGGGAAGTTTTCCTAGTGACACTGTGGTAAATCCAAAGGAATCATGCCAAGCAGTTTCTTTGAGAAGTGGTAAGGTGCTTGATGAGGGTAATGTTCAAGCGAGTTCAAATGAGAAAGTTGAGCCAGTGGTACGAGAGGTAGACAAAGAAGAGCAAGCCAAGAAGCAGAGTGGAAGTAACAAGAATGACATGAAGAAAGATAGCCTTCCAGTGTATCAACCTCCCATTCCATACCCTCAACGATTTCAGAAGAAGAAATTAGATGAACAGTTTGCAAAGTTTCTAGAAATCTTCAAACAGATTCACATAAACATTCCATTTGCAGATGCTCTTGAGCAAATGCCtaattat AAGAAGTTGCCTCAAAAGGTGAAAGATCCGGGTAGCTTTACTATACCATGCACTATTGGAGGGTCATCCTTTGACAAGGCATTATGTGATCTTGGAGCGAGTATTAATTTGATGCcactttcagttttcaagaagtTGGGGGTAGGAGAGGTGAAGCCCACAACCATTACCCTTCAATTAGCATATTGGTCACTTACTTATCCTAGGGGAGTGATTGAAGACGTGTTGGTTAAGGTGGACAAATTTATCTTTCCAGTTGATTTCGTGGTTTTGGATATGGAGGAGGACCATGAAATCCCCATTATTCTTGATTGTCCATTCTTGGCTACTGGAAGAGCTCTTATTGATGTACAAGGTGGTCATTTGAAACTGAGGGTTAACAATGAAGAGGTTAAATTCAACATTTATCAAGCACTCCAGCAGCATGACAACACGAGCACATGTCACCGTGTGGATTCTATTGAG AGGAACTGCTTTTGGGGTGAGAGAATGTGGAGCAAGAGGTGA